One genomic region from Phragmites australis chromosome 1, lpPhrAust1.1, whole genome shotgun sequence encodes:
- the LOC133923510 gene encoding transcription factor HY5-like, translated as MAAQEQEQEKQQAKTSTTSSLPSSSERSSSSAPNNLREGGVESDEEIRRVPEIGSGASASSGAGADERTKEDGKLGQQAATGGAQGQPPAAGKKRGRTAGDKEQNRLKRLLRNRVSAQQARERKKAYLTELEAKAKDLEVRNAELEQRVSTLQNENNTLRQILKNTTAHASKRGGGGGGSSSKGGDGGKKHHFAKS; from the exons atggcggcgcaggagcaggagcaggagaagCAGCAGGCAAAGACGAGCACCACGAGCTCGCTTCCCTCCAGCAGCGAGCGCTCCTCCAGCTCCGCTCCCAACAACCTCAGGGAAGGAG GGGTGGAGAGCGACGAGGAGATACGGCGGGTGCCAGAGATAGGCAGCGGCGCGTCGGCATCGTCGGGGGCGGGTGCGGACGAGCGGACCAAGGAGGACGGCAAGCTGGGGCAGCAGGCGGCGACCGGAGGGGCTCAGGGGCAGCCACCTGCGGCGGGGAAGAAGCGCGGTCGCACCGCGGGGGACAAGGAGCAGAACCGGCTGAAGCGGCTGCTGCGAAACCGCGTGTCGGCGCAGCAGGCACGGGAGCGTAAGAAGGCGTACCTGACGGAGCTGGAGGCGAAGGCCAAGGACCTCGAGGTCCGCAATGCCGAGCTCGAGCAGAGGGTCTCCACGCTCCAGAACGAGAACAACACGCTCCGCCAG ATACTCAAGAACACGACGGCGCACGCGAGcaagagaggcggcggcggcggcggcagcagcagcaaggggGGAGACGGCGGCAAGAAGCACCACTTCGCCAAGAGCTGA